The Raphanus sativus cultivar WK10039 chromosome 2, ASM80110v3, whole genome shotgun sequence DNA segment ATCATCTACGATCAAACGCTTCACCTCCGCATCATAATGCCTCTCTTGCCCGGCGTAGATATCAATATCTCCCTGAGAGATGTTTTTACCTGCCGCTTTCATCCTTCGAGGCAACGTCTCATCCCCCGAGCCTGGCCGAGCATGCATCTCGCATCCTCAAAGTTATCGCGACGGGACTCCCGATCCCGGATCCTCTGGAAGCGAGCGGCGGCTTTCCCATGCATCGCCGCCATTACTCGGATCCGTTCGTGAGTAACCTCATAACGGCGCGACTCTCGGAGACGATCCATCTCCTTGGAATGCTCTAAGGCAGCAGCCGCCTTCTCTTCCTCGAGGGTCTTCTTCTCGTTTGCCAGCGTGGTTTTCTCTTTCTCGAGCGCTTTAACCAACTCCCGGGCTCGCTTCAGCTCCTTGTTCATAGCCGCCTCTTTCTGAAAGAGTTCATCCCTCATGGCCGCTTCTGCAATAACCGCGTCGTCCTTCTTCTTCAGCATGACCTCTAAGGCGACAGTCGCCTCCTGGTGTTGTGCCGTTGCCTATCAATCACACTATAGGTCCTCTTCAGCTCCTTGTCGTATTTGCGGACGACCTCGTTCCAGTCACCTTGGCTCTGCAACACATCAAAGAAAGAGTTGGGACAGGATGACCAAGTGAGAAGAAAGACGAGAAACGAATGCAATGCAGAAACTATACTTACCTTAACCGAGGAACCGGCAGCAGCGGTGTAGTCGTCTTGGAAAACTAAGTCTTTGACGAGTGGGAGATGCTCCCTACTTCCCCGGACTTGGCGGACGAAACGAGCGCAATCTCTCTCGTTACAAACGAGAGGAGTGTCCCGTTTGAAAATGAAGTCCACTTTGTCCGGGCAAAACCCTTGCAGGTTCTTCGGCACAGCCTTACCCTCCTGAGCCTTCGGAGAGGACCTGTTCGATCCCCGGGCATCTTCACGAACCGCCGCCTTTGGGAGGGAAACGGCGGTGGTCGGAGCCTCCACGGTTTCCTTTCCGTACTGGGCGCTACCTCATGCCCCGAGGATTCGCCGGCTCTCTTCTTATTCTTTTTCGACTTCTTCTTCACCTTAGAAGAAGTCCCCTGATGATCATCCGCCTGACCACCATCGAGAGACGGATCCGGGAGAACGTCGTCTCGAGAATTGTTGCTAGGCTCCAAGGCCTGGAGCTCCCCTCTCTCCACAGAGGAAGGCCGAACCTCAACGGGATCCTTGCGCGCCCGCTTCTTCTCCGATCCGGCGCCCGCCCGGTGGAAGTCTCCTCGGCTTGCTTCTCCTCGGAAGAAATGTCTTCCCTCTCCTTCCTCTTGCTCCCGTCTTTCTCATGAGCTGAGCCCCATCCGACTCAGCCGCTCTCGGCTCCCCGGGATCGGAGGAGTTTGCGTTAGAGCTTTGGTCCGGTTCCATGAACCCGGCTTGCTTCCCAACCACCAAACTTAGATCCGGTAATTCCCTCATAGCTCTGGCTCGGTTAATTTCAATCTGCTCGGCTTTGGTGAACAAGTTCGATCTCTTCGACTTCTTGGTGATGAGAGGAACGGTGTCCGAACGCCAAACCTCTGCAAAGACGAGAGAAAGCGACTTAGGATCCTCGAGGGAACcgagcaaaagaagagaaagagaaacttaCGCTGCTTGATCCGATCAATCGACCTACGAATCCTCCTGTACGAGAAGTTCTCCCAAAAGTCCTGTTTCTGGGACGCGACAATCCGAGCACTCTCCAAGAAATCTTCTTCGTACTCCGCGGTATTCGAGTGAGGAACTGtcaaaaagaagagaaagagatggTCAGGAGTCTGAAACGGTAAAAGGTTAAAGAACATTCAATACCAAATTCGTTGTTCCAAAGAACACGGTAACCGGTCTTCAGCGGCTCCTCGAAAGCCGAGCGATCGGATTTAACATAGAAGTACGATCGCTGCCAATCGTTCGTCTTGGTCGGATAGCCCGTTACCACATTATAGTTCGGGCGTATCTTCAGTGATAACAGGCCTCGATTAATCTTCACCGAGACCAGCTCCTCAAATGCTCGGACACTGAGAGCAGCGCCAGCTTCCGCCCCAATCACCATCAGCGCAACTGCCAGACGCCAAGCGCCATTCAAGAACTGGCTCAAAGCGACTCCTCGGCGCATCGTGTAGGCGGTGACGAGTCGAGGAATCGG contains these protein-coding regions:
- the LOC130508517 gene encoding meiosis-specific protein ASY2-like, which gives rise to MSTSERLSREQKGKMISSTTGPDSDLERVRGSGDSVEAAHREAMMDTENMTREQRMLVSVAMVQSRADDDGDDGSPDDGMTPYCFYPGNIFEEQRRLDPSRARPSVVEGQDWRNVLPTRSTFESVTKLLKRSKATGVTFIIPSETQRPWSPPEGISVRIRVVLRKGHELWFPIPRLVTAYTMRRGVALSQFLNGAWRLAVALMVIGAEAGAALSVRAFEELVSVKINRGLLSLKIRPNYNVVTGYPTKTNDWQRSYFYVKSDRSAFEEPLKTGYRVLWNNEFVPHSNTAEYEEDFLESARIVASQKQDFWENFSYRRIRRSIDRIKQQVWRSDTVPLITKKSKRSNLFTKAEQIEINRARAMRELPDLSLVVGKQAGFMEPDQSSNANSSDPGEPRAAESDGAQLMRKTGARGRRGKTFLPRRSKPRRLPPGGRRIGEEAGAQGSRSAQYGKETVEAPTTAVSLPKAAVREDARGSNRSSPKAQEGKAVPKNLQGFCPDKVDFIFKRDTPLVCNERDCARFVRQVRGSREHLPLVKDLVFQDDYTAAAGSSVKSQGDWNEVVRKYDKELKRTYSVIDRQRHNTRRRLSP